The genomic segment GTCTGGTCTGATGCCATTGCTCGCTTCGTCGCCAGCGGTGACCCGAATGGTGGTGACCTGCCATACTGGCCCCCATACGATAATAATGACCGAAGTTGTCTGATTATCGATAAAGCGCTCAGAATCGAATCCGATCCTGACGAGCAAATGCGGTCGCTGTGGAATAGCGAAGCGGTGATATGAGTTCGCATCGCCGGTAGATTGATTTTAGAGAAGGTGAGCATTGCCTTCCTGAATCGATTCGAGCACGTTTTTCAGTGTTGTTTCGTAAGAAGAATTCGGGAGGCGTCATGGTGACCAACTCTTGGCTGGAACAAGTAAAAGAAGAAATCGTTGACCGTGAGCGACCGATTATCGATCCGCATCATCACTTGTGGAGCAACAAAGAGAGTGGGGATTACGAAATAGAGCAACTCTGGTCTGATATGGCGTCAGGGCACAACATTGTTGGCACTGTTTTTGTGGAGTGCAGCACTAACTACCATGATGAGGGACCTAAACAGTTGTGGCCCGTTGGCGAGACTGAGTACGTAGTAAATCAAGCTAAAAAGTCGCGTGATACCTCGACTCCTGCTCAGGCCCCGATTCTAGGAATCGTTAGCCACGCGAATCTGAAGCTGGGTGAAGCCGTCATTGAAGTGCTGGAGGCGCACCTAGAGGCATCAGCAGGACTGCTGAGGGGAATAAGACATTCTGTAGCCTATTACCCATACCCCCCAGCGGTTGAGCGTTATACCGGCCGTATCCGTCACTTGCTGCTCGATGAGCAATTTCGGAGAGGTTTCGCCCAACTCGCATCAGCCGGCCTTAGTTTCGATGCATGGCTTACTCATGAGCAAATTCCTGAGCTCACCGACATAGCACGGGCCTTTCCAGACACGACGATCATATGCGACCACTTCGGTGGTCCAATGGGTATTGGTGAGTATGCGGGCAAGCAGCGCGAAATATTTCCGCAGTGGCAACAAGATATTGCAGAGCTCGCGACTTGCCCAAATGTGGTTGCAAAACTTGGGGGTCTAGCGATGCCGATTAATGGCTGGGGATGGGATCAGCGAGCAATTCCAGCGACGTCCGACGAGATTGTCGCTGCACATAGTGCTTATTATCTACACACTATTGATTGCTTTGGCCCCGGGCGTTGTATGTTTGAGAGCAATTTTCCGGTCGATCGGCTGTCAGTGTCGTACAACGTGCTGTGGAATGCTTTTAAGAAGATGTCCCGTCCTTTTAGTGCTGATGAGCAGCACGCCATGTTCATGGGAAATGCGCAGCGAATCTACAACTTACAGGCTTAATCGATATCAATCCTTGCAAAATTTGGTGGTCGTTTTTGAACAAAAGATTGAACTCCCTCCTTGAAATCGTCTCGCGCCAAGCTCTCGTCCATCCAGCGGGTCGACTCATCCATGGCGTCACCAAGCTCCTGCATCAAATGCCGATAAACCTGTTTTTTCA from the Flavobacteriales bacterium TMED191 genome contains:
- a CDS encoding amidohydrolase, yielding MVTNSWLEQVKEEIVDRERPIIDPHHHLWSNKESGDYEIEQLWSDMASGHNIVGTVFVECSTNYHDEGPKQLWPVGETEYVVNQAKKSRDTSTPAQAPILGIVSHANLKLGEAVIEVLEAHLEASAGLLRGIRHSVAYYPYPPAVERYTGRIRHLLLDEQFRRGFAQLASAGLSFDAWLTHEQIPELTDIARAFPDTTIICDHFGGPMGIGEYAGKQREIFPQWQQDIAELATCPNVVAKLGGLAMPINGWGWDQRAIPATSDEIVAAHSAYYLHTIDCFGPGRCMFESNFPVDRLSVSYNVLWNAFKKMSRPFSADEQHAMFMGNAQRIYNLQA